The DNA sequence TCCGCTTACTCTGAATGAGGATCACCTTCAAAGCCTTGGCTATTCTAGATCCTTTAGCGTGACGACTCCCGGTGAATTTGCAATCAGGGGCGGTATTGTGGATATCTTTGTGCCTGGAACAGAAAGACCAATAAGGATAGACACTTTTGACAAGGAAATTGAATCTATAAGAAGATTCGATCCTGCTTCACAGAAGAGTTTAGATAGATTGGACGATGCATATGTCACCCCTGCGGCCGAAGGCATAACGTCTTCTCCGTATTGGGAGCTTGCTGTCAAAAGAATCTCAGCGGCCGAGAAGACAATCGGTTCGAAGGATGAAATTCTCTTCGAACGTCTCGATACAATGGATACGATTGCGGGGATCTTCTACGAACGGCAGTCGATTCTCCTTGACTTTCTCGATGACTACAAAGTGATCTTCGTCAAGCCTGACGATGCAATACTCGAGTTTGGAAGGAGAGAGCGAGAAACTCTAGAGCTCTTGTCAGATAAAGCGGTAAGAAAGTTCCTTTACACAAGATATGGCGGAGTATCCTCAGAAGTTCTGATGAAGTTGAGCGAGTATTCGATTGTGTCCGACGATCGGGTCTCTACCCTAGACTATGATACCGAAATCAGCGAAGAACTTGAGATCATCAAGAGACCAAAAAGAGAAGAAGAGTTCTTGCCGAGAATTCCCGTTGTTGATTGGACGGAGCTTGAAGAGGGAGACTACGTGGTCCACAAAGAGTATGGTATCGGACGATATCACGGGGTGAGGACTGTTGAGAACATATTGGGGACTAGAGAGTATCTCCTGCTTGAATACAGAGACAATAACAAGATCTACGTCCCCGTGGACAGAGTGGATCG is a window from the Mesotoga infera genome containing:
- a CDS encoding transcription-repair coupling factor, whose amino-acid sequence is MERVLHRVNDPISWIEKEAESNCRNIVVFPSERMLESFVDIHEKREGDGFFFSHDVFPFEEIGTSPRIRSERLALLRRLLLRELRTVYTSFHGILRKTVPLDVFETLSLKVEVGGPLTLNEDHLQSLGYSRSFSVTTPGEFAIRGGIVDIFVPGTERPIRIDTFDKEIESIRRFDPASQKSLDRLDDAYVTPAAEGITSSPYWELAVKRISAAEKTIGSKDEILFERLDTMDTIAGIFYERQSILLDFLDDYKVIFVKPDDAILEFGRRERETLELLSDKAVRKFLYTRYGGVSSEVLMKLSEYSIVSDDRVSTLDYDTEISEELEIIKRPKREEEFLPRIPVVDWTELEEGDYVVHKEYGIGRYHGVRTVENILGTREYLLLEYRDNNKIYVPVDRVDRVHKYIGTTEGIQLNSLRGTAWNRQKSKVKREVKALIGELSNLYGSREVTSGISLTGEGEMEKSFRESFPYVETEDQQKAVEEVLEDLGSNKPMDRLISGDAGYGKTE